One window of Pocillopora verrucosa isolate sample1 chromosome 9, ASM3666991v2, whole genome shotgun sequence genomic DNA carries:
- the LOC136283493 gene encoding uncharacterized protein: MYKVIGGGVLTWTELSEVLLDVETQINRRPLSYVEDDVELPTLTPSTFLFQRTSQRPEEKTGRIKDLDLRKRAKYLRNCKNNLWRRWQREYLTALRERHNLTHKAAKFQPNVGDVVTIKTENKNRGSWPLAIVNKTYPGKDGIIRAVQLKTANGMFERPVQHLYPLELNCDQACETHADTPTADLNPNALVFRPRRDAAVAARTRIQDLAEDEQ; the protein is encoded by the coding sequence ATGTACAAAGTCATTGGGGGAGGTGTACTTACCTGGACTGAGCTGAGCGAGGTACTGCTTGACGTGGAAACACAAATCAATCGACGTCCATTAAGTTATGTAGAAGATGATGTCGAGCTACCAACACTTACACCGTCAACATTCCTGTTTCAGCGAACGAGTCAGCGGCCAGAAGAGAAAACAGGGAGGATCAAAGACCTGGACCTACGCAAACGCGCTAAATACCTTAGGAACTGCAAGAACAATCTCTGGAGGCGGTGGCAGAGAGAATATTTGACAGCTTTAAGGGAGCGGCACAACCTGACACACAAAGCggccaaatttcagccaaatgttGGAGATGTCGTAACTATAAAGACCGAAAACAAGAATCGTGGGAGTTGGCCACTGGCGATAGTAAACAAAACCTATCCCGGGAAGGACGGAATCATCCGCGCAGTTCAACTCAAGACAGCAAACGGCATGTTTGAGAGGCCTGTTCAACACCTGTACCCTCTTGAGCTAAACTGCGACCAGGCTTGTGAGACACATGCAGACACTCCCACAGCAGATTTGAACCCAAACGCACTAGTTTTCAGGCCGAGACGGGATGCTGCAGTTGCTGCCAGAACCCGAATCCAGGACCTTGCTGAAGATGAACAATGA
- the LOC136283494 gene encoding uncharacterized protein, producing MEEFKENTQCTCQQTPADAVFTRKLVQRIHVETLRGGVALTMAAIREQYWIPTLRQLVKSVRSACWGCKRFIASPLTVPPPGLLPTDRTDRGTAFEVIGTDFAGPVKYKQRKKGEEKAYLVIFTCSLSRAVHLELLSSLETSNFITCLKRLIARRGRPRVIYSDQWRHFYQGCEMASPIARR from the coding sequence ATGgaagaattcaaggaaaataCCCAGTGTACCTGCCAGCAGACGCCAGCAGACGCCGTGTTTACGAGGAAGCTTGTACAGAGGATTCATGTCGAAACCTTACGTGGAGGTGTGGCCCTTACCATGGCAGCGATTCGTGAACAGTACTGGATCCCAACCCTGAGACAGCTAGTGAAGTCTGTGCGATCTGCTTGTTGGGGCTGTAAACGTTTCATAGCTTCACCCTTAACAGTACCACCTCCTGGACTACTGCCTACAGACCGTACAGATCGTGGAACAGCCTTCGAAGTTATTGGCACGGATTTTGCTGGTCCTGTCAAGTATAAACAACGCAAGAAGGGCGAGGAGAAAGCTTACTTGGTTATCTTCACGTGTAGCCTGTCCAGAGCCGTGCACCTAGAATTATTGTCTAGTCTAGAGACAAGCAACTTTATTACCTGTCTTAAACGCCTCATCGCTCGCCGCGGCAGACCGCGCGTTATCTACTCAGACCAATGGAGGCACTTTTATCAAGGCTGCGAAATGGCTTCGCCAATTGCGAGGAGATGA
- the LOC136283492 gene encoding uncharacterized protein, translating to MVWTQEKDVKLLRAVAAEGVFINSRAGSRERGALWQVVASSLVAEGMPVISRSVRDRFNILAKKWRIKVRQEERESGGGDKEELVELEMESEKTKEQKDEAKKLVEEEKKKAIEMRERAMERFSQTKKRQEATEKDEGKKEKKRRRSGEAIEWSREKGENMREMKEQELQERREEREAQRPQTEQFMSQMQAQNEQMKLFQQQLLQQM from the coding sequence ATGGTGTGGACTCAAGAGAAAGATGTCAAACTCTTGAGAGCTGTGGCAGCCGAGGGTGTTTTTATCAATAGTAGGGCAGGATCCAGGGAGAGAGGAGCATTATGGCAGGTTGTTGCCTCTTCCCTTGTGGCAGAAGGTATGCCTGTCATTTCACGGTCGGTGAGAGACCGCTTCAATATTCTGGCAAAGAAATGGCGAATAAAAGTTAGACAAGAGGAGAGAGAGAGTGGTGGTGGAGATAAAGAGGAGTTAGTGGAATTAGAGATGGAATCTGAGAAGACAAAAGAGCAGAAGGACGAGGCCAAGAAACTGGTAGAGgaggagaaaaagaaggcaATAGAGATGAGGGAGAGAGCAATGGAGAGGTTCAGTCAAAccaaaaagagacaagaagcaACAGAAAAGGATGAagggaaaaaggagaaaaaaagaagaagatcAGGAGAGGCAATTGAGTGGTCGAGAGAAAAGGGAGAGAATATGCGAGAGATGAAGGAGCAAGAACTCCAAGAAAGAAGGGAAGAACGAGAAGCCCAAAGACCTCAAACCGAACAGTTTATGTCTCAAATGCAAGCTCAAAATGagcaaatgaaattatttcaacaaCAACTGCTGCAACAAATgtag